A genome region from Micromonospora peucetia includes the following:
- the ychF gene encoding redox-regulated ATPase YchF yields the protein MSLTIGIVGLPNVGKSTLFNALTKNDVLAANYPFATIEPNVGVVGLPDERLHTLAEIFSSQKVLPAPVSFVDIAGLVRGASKGQGRGNAFLANIRDASAICQVVRAFSDPNVVHVDGKVSPADDIETINTELILADLQTLEKALPRLEKEAKLRKDRAAAVAAAKKAVELLDTGVTLYAGAKDAGVELEHLRELHLLTTKPFLYVFNVDEAELGNAGFLDELRALVAPAEAVFMDAKIESELVDLPEEEARELLESIGQNEPGLDQLVRIGFRTLGLQTYLTAGPKEARAWTIPVGATAPEAAGVIHSDFQRGFIKAEVVSFADLVAAGSMASAKAAGKVRIEGKEYVMQDGDVVEFRFNV from the coding sequence GTGAGTCTCACCATCGGCATCGTCGGCCTGCCCAACGTCGGCAAGAGCACCCTGTTCAACGCGCTGACCAAGAACGACGTGCTCGCGGCGAACTACCCGTTCGCCACGATCGAGCCCAACGTCGGCGTGGTCGGGCTGCCGGACGAGCGGCTGCACACGCTCGCCGAGATCTTCAGCTCGCAGAAGGTGCTGCCCGCCCCGGTGTCGTTCGTCGACATCGCCGGCCTGGTGCGCGGCGCCTCCAAGGGGCAGGGCCGGGGCAACGCGTTCCTGGCGAACATCCGGGACGCCTCGGCGATCTGCCAGGTCGTCCGGGCCTTCTCCGACCCGAACGTGGTGCACGTCGACGGCAAGGTCTCCCCGGCCGACGACATCGAGACGATCAACACCGAGCTGATCCTCGCCGACCTCCAGACCCTGGAGAAGGCGCTGCCCCGGCTGGAGAAGGAGGCCAAGCTCCGCAAGGACCGGGCCGCCGCCGTGGCCGCCGCCAAGAAGGCCGTCGAGCTGCTCGACACCGGCGTCACCCTCTACGCGGGCGCCAAGGACGCGGGCGTAGAGCTGGAGCACCTGCGTGAGCTGCACCTGCTCACCACCAAGCCCTTCCTGTACGTCTTCAACGTCGACGAGGCCGAGCTGGGCAACGCCGGGTTCCTCGACGAGCTGCGCGCCCTGGTCGCCCCGGCCGAGGCCGTCTTCATGGACGCCAAGATCGAGTCGGAGCTGGTGGACCTGCCCGAGGAGGAGGCCCGCGAGCTGCTGGAGTCGATCGGGCAGAACGAGCCGGGCCTGGACCAGCTCGTCCGGATCGGGTTCCGCACGCTCGGGCTCCAGACGTACCTCACCGCCGGCCCCAAGGAGGCGCGGGCCTGGACCATCCCGGTCGGCGCGACCGCGCCGGAGGCCGCCGGGGTCATCCACTCCGACTTCCAGCGCGGCTTCATCAAGGCCGAGGTGGTCTCCTTCGCCGACCTGGTCGCGGCCGGATCGATGGCGTCGGCCAAGGCCGCCGGCAAGGTCCGGATCGAGGGCAAGGAGTACGTCATGCAGGACGGCGACGTCGTGGAGTTCCGCTTCAACGTCTGA
- a CDS encoding MarR family winged helix-turn-helix transcriptional regulator, with protein sequence MTERDDVDGIVEQWQRERPGMRPEPMAVFGRIYRLARLVGDEQERTYARWSISRGEFDVLAALLRAGAPHTLAPKALTASLMLTSGGMTGRLDRLERAGLVRRSPDPADRRGLQVALTPAGRELVEEAADAGLAVQRRLLDALPAEDQGRLADLLRTLLGAVTDGGR encoded by the coding sequence GTGACCGAGCGGGACGACGTCGACGGCATCGTCGAGCAGTGGCAGCGGGAACGCCCCGGGATGCGTCCCGAGCCGATGGCGGTCTTCGGCCGGATCTACCGGCTGGCCCGGCTCGTCGGCGACGAGCAGGAACGCACCTACGCCCGCTGGTCAATCAGCCGGGGCGAGTTCGACGTACTCGCCGCCCTGCTCCGCGCCGGCGCCCCCCACACGTTGGCGCCGAAGGCGCTCACCGCCTCGCTGATGCTCACCTCCGGTGGGATGACCGGCCGGCTCGACCGGCTGGAACGCGCCGGGCTGGTCCGCCGCTCACCCGACCCGGCGGACCGGCGCGGCCTCCAGGTCGCACTCACCCCGGCCGGCCGCGAGCTGGTCGAGGAGGCCGCCGACGCGGGGCTGGCCGTCCAGCGCCGGCTGCTCGACGCGCTGCCCGCCGAGGACCAGGGGCGCCTCGCCGACCTGCTGCGTACGCTGCTGGGCGCGGTGACCGACGGCGGGCGCTGA
- a CDS encoding PucR family transcriptional regulator produces MGLPERVAVQRRLVERGSGVDERVIAAVLREVPAYSTISPAQLAETRAIAAWAIRRLIEMWIDDSTLTAADLQRFRGIGAARATDGRPLFAVLRAYRVAAVEISDLVIDLASDGLALSDVVALNRTLLTGVDQLSESLFAGYNSAVEQLNSNRTQMLAGLTHDLLTGRQTSAAVLADRAAQLGIAIPAALALVVVAPDSTGTVLSEGDVADLASSISSAGGGQPLDVLHALRRHQGVLLAATVPDLTGELTFRKWRACVIRKVTPAALPAEFRLASAALDHAPDEAYANSPILDRGDAMLVALLRGQPSVDPAELAAEALGPVAEARNAHLREGLSGYLRWGSSTEAAERLGLHPQTMRHRLRRVTELSGRDIRLSWDRLMLDIARSVGEVADRDRTPTGRPPVRR; encoded by the coding sequence ATGGGTCTTCCGGAGCGGGTGGCCGTGCAGCGGCGACTCGTCGAGCGCGGTAGCGGGGTCGACGAACGCGTCATCGCCGCCGTGCTGCGCGAGGTCCCTGCCTACAGCACCATCAGCCCCGCCCAGTTGGCCGAGACCCGCGCCATCGCCGCGTGGGCGATCCGCAGGCTGATCGAGATGTGGATCGACGACAGCACCCTGACCGCGGCCGACCTCCAGCGGTTCCGGGGCATCGGGGCCGCCCGGGCCACCGACGGTCGCCCCCTGTTCGCGGTGCTGCGCGCCTACCGGGTCGCCGCGGTCGAGATCAGTGACCTGGTCATCGACCTGGCCTCCGACGGGCTGGCCCTGTCCGACGTGGTGGCGCTGAACCGCACGCTACTCACCGGCGTCGACCAGCTGTCGGAGTCCCTGTTCGCCGGCTACAACAGCGCCGTCGAACAGTTGAACAGCAACCGTACGCAGATGCTCGCAGGCCTCACCCACGACCTCCTGACCGGCCGGCAGACCTCTGCGGCCGTACTGGCGGACCGGGCGGCCCAGTTGGGCATCGCGATCCCGGCGGCCCTCGCCCTCGTCGTGGTCGCACCAGACAGCACCGGAACCGTCCTTTCGGAGGGCGACGTCGCTGATCTCGCCTCGTCGATCTCCTCGGCCGGCGGCGGCCAGCCGTTGGACGTCCTGCACGCGCTTCGGCGTCATCAGGGGGTGCTGCTGGCCGCCACCGTCCCCGACCTGACCGGCGAACTGACGTTCCGAAAATGGCGTGCCTGCGTGATCCGGAAGGTCACCCCCGCCGCGCTCCCGGCGGAGTTCCGCCTCGCCTCCGCCGCGCTCGACCACGCACCCGACGAGGCGTACGCCAACTCGCCGATCCTCGACCGGGGCGACGCGATGCTGGTGGCCCTGCTACGCGGGCAACCGTCCGTCGACCCCGCCGAGCTCGCGGCCGAGGCCCTCGGCCCGGTGGCCGAGGCCAGGAACGCGCACCTGCGCGAAGGGCTCAGTGGATACCTGCGCTGGGGCTCGTCCACCGAGGCGGCCGAGCGGCTCGGCCTGCACCCCCAGACGATGCGGCACCGGCTACGCCGCGTCACCGAACTGTCCGGCCGCGACATCCGGCTCTCCTGGGACCGCCTGATGCTCGACATCGCCCGGAGCGTGGGCGAGGTCGCAGACCGCGACCGTACGCCGACCGGCCGGCCACCCGTCAGGCGGTAG
- a CDS encoding FAD-binding dehydrogenase translates to MDADVIVVGAGLAGLVAAAELAEAGRRVILLDQEPGANLGGQAFWSFGGLFLVDSPEQRRMGIRDSRELALQDWLGTAGFDRPEDEWPRRWAEAYVDFAAGEKRSWLHARGVRFFPVVGWAERGGYGATGHGNSVPRFHVTWGTGPAVVAPFARRVRDAASKGLVTLAFRHRVDELVVTDGAVTGVRGAVLEPSDSARGVASSRTVVGDFELTAQAVLVASGGIGADHDLVRRNWPARLGTPPEHMITGVPAHVDGRMLRITQDAGGNVINPDRMWHYVEGVKNWNPVWAGHGIRILPGPSSLWFDATGKRLPGPLYPGFDTLGTLAHLRATGHDHSWFVLTQKIIEKEFALSGSEQNPDLTNKSVRQTLGRIRPGAPAPVEAFKQHGEDFVVADTLDELVAGMNALTGQPLLDVEDIRREVVARDRELDNAFTKDGQISAIHNARRYRGDKLVRTATPHKILDPKAGPLIAVRLHVITRKTLGGLQTDLSARVLGSDATPIPGLYAAGEASGFGGGGVHGYRSLEGTFLGGCIFSGRQAGRAITQATA, encoded by the coding sequence ATGGACGCAGACGTGATCGTTGTCGGGGCGGGGCTGGCCGGGCTGGTTGCCGCCGCCGAACTCGCGGAGGCGGGCCGCCGGGTGATCCTGCTCGATCAGGAGCCCGGGGCAAATCTGGGTGGGCAGGCGTTCTGGTCCTTCGGCGGACTGTTTCTGGTCGACTCACCGGAGCAGCGCCGGATGGGGATCAGGGACTCGCGTGAGCTGGCACTCCAGGACTGGCTGGGTACGGCCGGGTTCGACCGGCCCGAGGACGAGTGGCCGCGCAGGTGGGCCGAGGCGTACGTGGACTTCGCGGCCGGGGAGAAGCGGTCCTGGCTGCACGCCCGGGGCGTACGGTTCTTCCCGGTCGTCGGCTGGGCCGAGCGCGGCGGGTACGGGGCCACCGGGCACGGCAACTCGGTCCCGCGTTTCCACGTCACCTGGGGCACCGGACCCGCAGTCGTCGCGCCGTTCGCGCGCCGGGTCCGTGACGCGGCCTCGAAGGGACTGGTCACCCTCGCGTTCCGGCACCGCGTCGACGAACTCGTCGTGACCGACGGGGCGGTGACCGGCGTCCGGGGTGCCGTCCTGGAGCCGAGCGACTCCGCTCGCGGAGTGGCCAGCAGCCGCACCGTGGTCGGTGACTTCGAGCTGACCGCCCAGGCTGTCCTGGTGGCCTCCGGCGGTATCGGCGCCGACCACGACCTGGTCCGCAGGAACTGGCCGGCCCGTCTCGGCACCCCACCCGAGCACATGATCACCGGTGTCCCCGCCCACGTGGACGGACGGATGCTGCGGATCACCCAGGACGCCGGCGGCAACGTCATCAACCCCGACCGGATGTGGCACTACGTCGAGGGGGTGAAGAACTGGAACCCCGTCTGGGCCGGCCACGGCATTCGTATCCTGCCCGGGCCCTCCTCGCTGTGGTTCGACGCCACCGGCAAGCGACTGCCCGGACCGCTCTATCCCGGCTTCGACACCCTCGGCACGCTGGCGCACCTGCGGGCCACCGGGCACGACCACAGCTGGTTCGTACTCACCCAGAAGATCATCGAGAAGGAGTTCGCGCTCTCCGGCTCCGAGCAGAACCCCGACCTCACCAACAAGTCGGTCCGGCAGACCCTCGGCCGGATCCGCCCCGGCGCTCCCGCACCCGTCGAGGCGTTCAAGCAGCACGGCGAGGACTTCGTCGTCGCCGACACCCTCGACGAACTCGTCGCCGGCATGAACGCGCTGACCGGCCAGCCCCTGCTCGACGTCGAGGACATCCGGCGTGAGGTCGTCGCCCGCGACCGGGAGCTGGACAACGCGTTCACCAAGGACGGCCAGATCTCCGCCATCCACAACGCCCGCCGGTACCGGGGCGACAAGCTGGTCCGTACGGCGACCCCGCACAAGATTCTCGACCCGAAGGCCGGCCCACTCATCGCGGTCCGGTTGCACGTGATCACCCGCAAGACCCTCGGCGGCCTCCAGACCGACCTGTCGGCGCGGGTGCTCGGGTCTGACGCGACCCCGATCCCCGGCCTGTACGCCGCCGGTGAGGCGAGCGGATTCGGCGGGGGCGGCGTGCACGGCTACCGCTCCCTGGAGGGCACCTTCCTCGGCGGCTGCATCTTCTCCGGCCGGCAGGCCGGCCGCGCGATCACGCAGGCAACCGCATGA
- a CDS encoding MarR family winged helix-turn-helix transcriptional regulator, translating to MTIDQMTNAELAAQPAAYWTRLAYEALIAFTRAQQAELGFTQPQFWLLRNLSKNDISPDGHGMTIPELQEAIATYIKPEDDLHAEAQVLLERGWISRDSESRLWITEAGEQVRVDLKTHAPAIRARIHQGIDDTDYVTALRVLRRMIENTGGNPV from the coding sequence GTGACGATCGATCAGATGACCAACGCTGAACTGGCAGCCCAGCCGGCGGCCTACTGGACCCGCCTGGCCTACGAGGCCCTCATCGCCTTCACCCGCGCCCAGCAGGCCGAACTCGGCTTCACCCAGCCCCAGTTCTGGCTGCTGCGCAACCTGTCGAAGAACGACATCTCCCCTGACGGCCACGGCATGACCATTCCCGAGCTCCAGGAGGCAATAGCCACCTATATCAAGCCCGAGGACGACCTGCACGCCGAGGCGCAGGTTCTGCTGGAACGTGGCTGGATCAGCCGTGACAGCGAGAGCCGGCTGTGGATCACCGAAGCCGGCGAGCAGGTCCGCGTCGACCTGAAGACCCACGCCCCGGCCATCCGGGCCCGCATCCATCAGGGCATCGATGACACCGACTACGTTACTGCGCTGAGGGTACTCCGACGGATGATCGAGAACACCGGGGGAAACCCGGTGTAG
- a CDS encoding MBL fold metallo-hydrolase, translating into MRIKLGRPDLDAYADRFDVPPSAEDFGVTFLGVSSLLFDDGDTAVLTDGFFSRPSLLRVALGRLAPDNARIDSALARLGLDHGGRRLAAVIPVHTHFDHVMDSATVALRTGALLAGGRSAASVGRGAGLADGRIHVVTPHEPMSLGAFTLTFVESEHCPPDRFPGTITEPVAPPARASAYRCGEAWSVFVEHASGRTALVQGSAGYRPGALDGHRADVVYLGVGQLGVQDEDYIRAYWAETVRAVGARRVVLVHWDDFFRPLDQPLRALPYAGDDLDVTMRVLARLAHQDRVALHLPTLWRREDPWAGLR; encoded by the coding sequence ATGCGCATCAAGCTCGGCCGCCCCGACCTGGACGCCTACGCCGACCGGTTCGACGTCCCACCCTCGGCGGAGGACTTCGGCGTCACGTTTCTCGGCGTCTCCAGCCTGCTGTTCGACGACGGCGACACCGCCGTACTGACCGACGGGTTCTTCTCTCGGCCGTCCCTGCTCAGGGTCGCCCTCGGCAGGCTCGCACCCGACAACGCGCGCATCGACTCCGCGCTCGCCCGGCTGGGGCTGGACCACGGGGGCCGCCGCCTTGCCGCCGTGATTCCGGTGCACACCCACTTCGATCACGTCATGGACTCCGCGACCGTCGCCCTGCGCACCGGCGCGCTGCTCGCCGGTGGCCGGTCCGCAGCCAGTGTCGGCCGAGGGGCCGGTCTCGCCGACGGCCGCATCCACGTCGTCACGCCCCACGAGCCGATGTCCCTGGGTGCGTTCACCCTCACGTTCGTCGAGTCCGAACACTGCCCACCGGACCGCTTCCCCGGCACCATCACCGAACCCGTGGCGCCCCCTGCCAGGGCGTCCGCCTACCGGTGCGGTGAAGCCTGGTCGGTGTTCGTCGAGCACGCGAGCGGCCGGACCGCCCTGGTCCAGGGCAGCGCCGGCTACCGGCCAGGAGCGCTCGACGGGCACCGGGCCGACGTCGTCTACCTGGGCGTCGGCCAGCTCGGCGTGCAGGACGAGGACTACATCCGTGCGTACTGGGCCGAGACCGTACGGGCCGTCGGGGCGCGTCGCGTGGTCCTCGTCCACTGGGACGACTTCTTCCGCCCGCTCGACCAGCCGCTGCGCGCCCTGCCGTACGCGGGCGACGACCTCGACGTCACCATGCGGGTCCTCGCCCGGCTGGCCCACCAGGACCGGGTCGCTCTGCACCTGCCGACCCTGTGGCGTCGGGAGGATCCCTGGGCGGGGCTGAGGTGA
- a CDS encoding superoxide dismutase, whose protein sequence is MSADPGSALTAAQRAAGVIAAKHRGDLDGAEQLLAMFPDDATRTRGFMFLAELALNLVRTQTGQSMEDLAQELALHIAAVGDPPPAL, encoded by the coding sequence ATGTCGGCCGACCCGGGGTCGGCCCTCACCGCTGCACAACGCGCCGCCGGGGTCATCGCCGCCAAGCACCGCGGTGACCTCGACGGCGCGGAGCAACTGCTCGCCATGTTCCCCGACGACGCCACCCGCACGCGCGGCTTCATGTTCCTGGCCGAACTGGCCCTCAACCTCGTACGGACCCAGACCGGCCAGAGCATGGAGGACCTCGCGCAGGAGCTGGCCCTGCACATCGCGGCCGTCGGCGACCCGCCGCCCGCCCTGTGA
- a CDS encoding EamA family transporter — protein MDRRWLDILFTAAAPITWGTTYLVTSELLPPDRPLWSGAIRALPAGLLLLALTRHRPHGVWWWRAAVLGALNIGAFFPLLFFAAYHLPGGTAAVLGATQPLLVAGLTVLALHERPHPRALAAAFAALAGVTLVVLRPQAGLDPTGVAAGLTATAAMGTGLVLTRRWGRPPGVGTLTATGWQLTAGGLMVLPVALLVEGTPPVPDPPALAGYAWLTLVGTALAYALWFRGAARLPVTQVSLLGALSPLTAAALGWAALGQAMTGWQLAGFAVAVGATVAGQLPQRGARPGSAGQSPGPAWQVSRGARPGGGRPPRSAGRRAPTPRRRPAAG, from the coding sequence GTGGACCGACGCTGGCTCGACATCCTGTTCACCGCCGCCGCGCCGATCACGTGGGGCACGACGTACCTGGTCACCAGCGAGCTGCTGCCGCCCGACAGACCGCTCTGGTCCGGTGCGATCCGGGCCCTCCCCGCCGGCCTGCTGCTGCTCGCGTTGACCCGGCACCGCCCGCACGGCGTCTGGTGGTGGCGCGCTGCCGTGCTCGGCGCGTTGAACATCGGGGCGTTCTTCCCGCTGCTCTTCTTCGCCGCGTACCACCTGCCCGGCGGCACCGCCGCGGTGCTCGGCGCCACCCAGCCGCTGCTGGTGGCGGGCCTGACGGTGCTCGCGCTCCACGAGCGGCCCCACCCCCGGGCGCTCGCCGCCGCGTTCGCCGCGCTGGCCGGGGTCACCCTGGTCGTGCTGCGCCCCCAGGCGGGCCTCGACCCGACCGGCGTCGCCGCCGGGTTGACCGCCACCGCCGCGATGGGCACGGGACTGGTCCTGACCCGCCGCTGGGGCCGCCCACCGGGCGTCGGCACGCTCACCGCCACCGGCTGGCAGCTCACCGCCGGCGGGCTGATGGTGTTGCCGGTGGCCCTGCTGGTCGAGGGGACTCCGCCCGTGCCCGACCCGCCGGCGCTGGCCGGGTACGCGTGGCTGACGCTGGTCGGGACGGCGCTGGCGTACGCGCTGTGGTTCCGGGGCGCGGCCCGGCTGCCGGTCACCCAGGTCTCGCTGCTCGGCGCGCTCAGCCCGCTGACGGCCGCCGCGCTCGGCTGGGCCGCGCTCGGGCAGGCGATGACCGGCTGGCAGCTGGCCGGCTTCGCCGTGGCGGTCGGCGCCACCGTGGCCGGACAGCTCCCGCAGCGCGGGGCCCGGCCCGGCTCGGCGGGTCAGTCGCCCGGCCCGGCCTGGCAGGTCAGTCGCGGGGCCCGGCCTGGCGGGGGACGACCGCCTCGATCCGCAGGGCGCCGGGCGCCAACTCCCCGGCGGCGGCCAGCGGCAGGGTGA
- a CDS encoding peptidase E, whose protein sequence is MPASEPTILATSMGIYAPRRENEARRVNPVFDLAAELAEAGPEPRICFLNQAEGDQPTTLARVYEAFAGSRFRMTHLALFPMPNVDDIRAHLLAQDVVWVGGGSVANLCAVWRVHGLGEILRECWEAGVVLGGVSAGSICWHTGGATDSFGTDLRGFTDGLGWLPYGNGVHYDSEEQRRPLMHRLVGDGTLPTAHCTEDGTGLLYRGDRLVEAVADREGVSAYEVSRAPDGSVRETPIGPRLLR, encoded by the coding sequence ATGCCCGCCAGTGAACCGACCATCCTCGCCACCAGCATGGGCATCTACGCGCCGCGCCGGGAGAACGAGGCCCGGCGGGTCAACCCCGTCTTCGACCTCGCCGCCGAGCTGGCCGAGGCCGGGCCGGAGCCGAGGATCTGCTTCCTCAACCAGGCCGAGGGGGACCAGCCGACCACGCTCGCCCGGGTCTACGAGGCGTTCGCCGGCAGCCGGTTCCGGATGACGCACCTGGCGCTGTTCCCGATGCCGAACGTCGACGACATCCGTGCCCACCTGCTCGCCCAGGACGTCGTCTGGGTGGGCGGCGGCAGCGTCGCCAACCTCTGCGCGGTGTGGCGGGTGCACGGCCTCGGCGAGATCCTGCGCGAGTGCTGGGAGGCCGGCGTGGTGCTCGGCGGCGTTTCCGCCGGCTCGATCTGCTGGCACACCGGCGGGGCCACCGACAGCTTCGGCACCGACCTTCGCGGCTTCACCGACGGGCTGGGCTGGCTGCCCTACGGCAACGGCGTGCACTACGACAGCGAGGAACAGCGCCGGCCGCTGATGCACCGGCTGGTCGGCGACGGCACGCTGCCGACCGCCCACTGCACCGAGGACGGCACCGGGCTGCTCTACCGGGGCGACCGGCTGGTCGAGGCGGTCGCGGACCGCGAGGGCGTCTCGGCGTACGAGGTCAGCCGCGCCCCGGACGGCAGTGTCCGGGAAACCCCGATCGGCCCGCGCCTGCTCCGCTGA
- a CDS encoding YnfA family protein, whose protein sequence is MTVVRSILLFLLAALAEIGGAWLVWQGWRENRGLLWVAGGVIALGLYGFVATFQPDPNFGRILAAYGGIFVAGSLAWGMVVDKFRPDRYDLVGATICLVGVAVIMYAPRGG, encoded by the coding sequence ATGACGGTGGTCCGCTCGATCCTGCTGTTCCTGCTCGCCGCGCTGGCCGAGATCGGCGGGGCGTGGCTCGTGTGGCAGGGCTGGCGCGAGAACCGGGGACTTCTGTGGGTGGCGGGCGGGGTCATCGCCCTCGGGTTGTACGGCTTCGTCGCCACCTTCCAACCCGACCCGAACTTCGGCCGCATCCTGGCCGCCTACGGGGGCATCTTCGTGGCCGGCTCGCTGGCCTGGGGAATGGTCGTCGACAAGTTCCGCCCCGACCGCTACGACCTCGTCGGCGCGACCATCTGCCTGGTCGGGGTCGCCGTCATCATGTACGCCCCGCGCGGCGGCTGA
- a CDS encoding DUF3995 domain-containing protein, with translation MSRPDRARVGAYGAAACASAYGAMKLAQALGANALADKDPLPPELRERLLARDPLFVASHWVLAIAALVGVAVALATLRPWRAALPRRLLLAIAWTLGILMIARSVGALGHGLVGDALLLTDVRPPPVEHAALARDLARWDLLLWSPFFLLWGTCWTAAGRRLSGQPSTAYDLRHDHSAPPA, from the coding sequence ATGTCGCGGCCTGACCGGGCACGGGTGGGCGCGTACGGCGCGGCGGCGTGCGCGTCGGCCTACGGGGCGATGAAGCTCGCGCAGGCGCTGGGGGCGAACGCGCTGGCCGACAAGGACCCGCTCCCTCCGGAACTGCGCGAACGGCTGCTCGCCCGTGATCCGCTGTTCGTGGCCAGCCACTGGGTGCTGGCCATCGCCGCGCTGGTCGGTGTCGCGGTCGCGCTGGCCACCCTGCGCCCCTGGCGGGCGGCCCTGCCACGCCGGCTGCTGCTGGCGATCGCCTGGACCCTCGGCATCCTCATGATCGCCCGGTCGGTCGGGGCACTGGGGCACGGCCTCGTCGGTGACGCGCTGCTGCTGACCGACGTCCGGCCGCCGCCGGTCGAGCACGCCGCCCTGGCCCGCGACCTGGCACGGTGGGACCTGTTGCTCTGGTCGCCGTTCTTCCTGCTCTGGGGGACGTGCTGGACGGCGGCGGGACGGCGGCTGAGCGGGCAGCCGTCGACCGCCTACGATCTCCGCCATGATCACTCCGCCCCTCCCGCCTGA
- a CDS encoding superoxide dismutase, with amino-acid sequence MSVYKLPDMPYDYGALEPAMSGQILELHHSKHHAAYVKGSNDALDQLAEARDKGDYSTLVGLEKTLAFNLSGHVLHSIFWNNLSPEGGDRPEGELAAAIEEHLGSFDGFAGQLSAATKGVQGSGWGVLAWEPLAQRLIVEQVYDHHGNVGQGSTPLLVFDAWEHAYYLQYKNVRPDYVDRLWDLVNWADVTRRFDAARAAGSPLTVTR; translated from the coding sequence ATGTCCGTCTACAAGCTCCCCGACATGCCCTACGACTACGGGGCGCTCGAACCCGCCATGAGCGGCCAGATCCTGGAGCTGCACCACAGCAAGCACCACGCCGCGTACGTCAAGGGCAGCAACGACGCCCTCGACCAGCTCGCCGAGGCCCGCGACAAGGGTGACTACTCGACGCTGGTCGGCCTGGAGAAGACCCTGGCCTTCAACCTCTCCGGGCACGTCCTGCACTCGATCTTCTGGAACAACCTTTCCCCCGAGGGCGGCGACCGTCCGGAGGGCGAGTTGGCCGCCGCGATCGAGGAGCACCTGGGCTCGTTCGACGGCTTCGCCGGGCAGCTCTCCGCCGCCACGAAGGGCGTGCAGGGCTCCGGGTGGGGTGTCCTGGCGTGGGAGCCGCTGGCACAGCGCCTCATCGTCGAGCAGGTCTACGACCACCACGGCAACGTCGGCCAGGGCTCGACGCCGCTCCTGGTCTTCGACGCCTGGGAGCATGCCTACTACCTGCAGTACAAGAACGTGCGCCCGGACTACGTCGACCGCCTGTGGGACCTGGTCAACTGGGCCGACGTCACCAGGCGCTTCGACGCCGCGCGGGCCGCCGGCAGCCCGCTCACCGTGACACGCTGA
- a CDS encoding DUF1963 domain-containing protein — MITPPLPPDVLARYPGLEKLGRTATRLHPRPGAVTAADSHVGGPLRWPADEPWPTCDTPYMVQEEVPFPAELVARMRAAESRRTQAHVLADGELELHQEISRLVGSGFSGWGSRDGGPVVGYRYGPRPHPGPNPMIVLAQLRAMDVPDLPRPGGADLLQVLWCPFEHALAPWGPTVELRWRREADLTDLLAEPPRGEAGTDGYVPSPCRLHPERIVEYPDPDELPEDLRRLVDEDEDYLDTFMAPGWKVGGYARWSVTDLLPTPCPRCSGPTKLALVIDSSERGAERWRPTRAGGEPDDDPDEPTGVVVGRYGALRIFVCLTCPDTPFLLDQQ; from the coding sequence ATGATCACTCCGCCCCTCCCGCCTGATGTGCTCGCTCGCTATCCCGGGCTGGAGAAGCTCGGCCGTACGGCGACCCGGCTGCACCCGCGTCCCGGGGCGGTCACGGCCGCCGACAGCCACGTCGGCGGGCCGCTGCGGTGGCCGGCCGACGAGCCCTGGCCCACCTGCGACACGCCGTACATGGTGCAGGAGGAGGTGCCGTTCCCGGCCGAGCTGGTGGCCCGGATGCGGGCGGCGGAGAGTCGCCGTACGCAGGCGCATGTCCTGGCCGACGGCGAGCTTGAGCTGCACCAGGAGATCTCCCGTCTGGTCGGCTCGGGCTTCAGCGGCTGGGGCTCGCGCGACGGTGGCCCGGTTGTCGGCTACCGGTACGGGCCGCGCCCGCACCCCGGGCCGAACCCGATGATCGTGCTGGCGCAACTGCGCGCGATGGACGTCCCCGATCTGCCCCGCCCCGGCGGGGCCGACCTGTTGCAGGTGCTGTGGTGCCCGTTCGAGCACGCCCTGGCGCCGTGGGGGCCGACCGTGGAGCTGCGCTGGCGGCGGGAGGCGGACCTGACCGACCTCCTCGCCGAGCCGCCGCGCGGCGAGGCCGGAACCGACGGGTACGTGCCCAGCCCGTGCCGGCTGCACCCGGAACGGATCGTCGAGTACCCGGACCCGGATGAACTGCCCGAGGACCTGCGGCGGTTGGTCGACGAGGACGAGGACTACCTCGACACCTTCATGGCGCCCGGGTGGAAGGTCGGCGGCTATGCCCGGTGGAGTGTCACCGACCTCCTGCCGACGCCGTGCCCCCGCTGCTCCGGCCCCACCAAGCTGGCCCTCGTCATCGACTCCTCCGAGCGGGGGGCCGAGCGGTGGCGGCCAACGCGGGCGGGCGGCGAGCCGGACGACGACCCGGACGAGCCGACCGGGGTGGTCGTCGGCCGGTACGGCGCGCTGCGCATCTTCGTCTGCCTGACCTGCCCGGACACGCCGTTCCTGCTCGACCAGCAGTGA